One region of Gilliamella sp. ESL0405 genomic DNA includes:
- the murI gene encoding glutamate racemase — translation MNIVRKLPTVLVFDSGVGGLSVYNEIHNKMPNVHYIYAFDNEMFPYGDKSSSFLIDRVIAVIDTISKSHTIDLAVIACNTASTICLPSLREKFSFPIVGVVPAIKPASQITQNKCIGLLATKATIQRAYTNNLIQQFAPDCTVELLGLSELAHIAENKLQGIAVDMQQLKELLQPWLCLPVIPDTIVLGCTHYPFIKEELKHLFPNATFIDSGNAIASRVYNLLKDQYEVHQAKTPAKENLILSTAHNQYVEKLAQKLSEYNLNKYQCIKVVGV, via the coding sequence ATGAATATTGTAAGAAAACTTCCCACAGTATTGGTGTTTGATTCCGGTGTTGGCGGATTATCTGTCTATAACGAAATCCATAATAAAATGCCTAATGTGCATTATATTTATGCATTTGATAATGAAATGTTTCCTTATGGGGATAAATCCTCAAGCTTTCTTATTGATAGAGTCATTGCGGTGATTGATACAATTAGCAAATCACATACTATCGATTTAGCCGTTATTGCCTGCAACACAGCCAGCACAATCTGTTTACCAAGCTTGCGGGAAAAATTCAGCTTTCCTATTGTTGGTGTTGTGCCGGCGATCAAACCGGCAAGCCAAATAACTCAAAATAAATGTATTGGACTGTTAGCAACCAAAGCCACAATACAGCGAGCCTACACCAACAATCTAATACAACAGTTTGCTCCCGATTGCACTGTTGAGTTATTGGGATTATCTGAGTTGGCGCATATTGCAGAAAATAAATTGCAAGGCATTGCTGTCGATATGCAACAACTGAAAGAATTGTTACAGCCATGGTTATGCTTGCCAGTGATCCCGGACACCATTGTCCTAGGTTGTACCCATTACCCTTTTATAAAAGAAGAATTAAAACACCTTTTCCCTAATGCCACATTTATTGATTCGGGTAATGCTATTGCCTCACGAGTTTATAATTTGCTAAAAGATCAATATGAAGTTCATCAAGCAAAAACACCAGCTAAAGAAAACTTAATATTAAGTACAGCACATAACCAATATGTTGAAAAGTTGGCTCAAAAATTATCTGAATATAATCTTAATAAATATCAATGCATTAAAGTTGTCGGTGTTTAA
- the metK gene encoding methionine adenosyltransferase: MSEFLFTSESVSEGHPDKIADQISDAVLDAILKQDPKARVACETYVKTGMALVGGEITTSAWVDIEELTRKTIYDIGYTSSDMGFDANSCAVLNAIGKQSPDINQGVDRQNPLEQGAGDQGIMFGYATNEMPNLMPAAISYAHDLMRRQAQVRKNGTLPWLRPDAKSQVTLIYQDGKIKGVDTIVLSTQHSEDIEQNTLHEAVMEEIIKPTLPAEWLTARTKYFINPTGRFVIGGPMGDCGLTGRKIIVDTYGGAARHGGGAFSGKDPSKVDRSAAYAARYVAKNIVAAGLADRCELQISYAIGIAHPTSIYVNTFGTEKVAHDKIVALIEEFFDLRPYGLIQMLDLIKPIYQQTASYGHFGRDIFPWEKTDKAALLRDAAGL, from the coding sequence ATGTCAGAATTTCTATTTACTTCAGAATCCGTTTCAGAAGGTCACCCAGATAAAATCGCCGATCAAATATCTGATGCTGTGCTTGATGCTATTTTAAAACAAGACCCTAAAGCACGTGTTGCGTGTGAAACTTACGTCAAAACCGGTATGGCTTTAGTTGGCGGTGAAATTACTACTTCAGCATGGGTAGATATTGAAGAATTGACCCGAAAAACGATTTACGATATTGGTTATACCAGTTCAGATATGGGGTTTGATGCAAATTCTTGTGCGGTGTTAAATGCAATTGGTAAGCAGTCACCGGATATCAATCAAGGGGTTGATCGTCAAAATCCATTAGAACAAGGTGCCGGTGATCAGGGTATTATGTTTGGCTATGCTACTAATGAGATGCCAAATTTAATGCCGGCAGCCATTAGTTATGCTCACGATTTGATGCGTCGTCAAGCTCAAGTACGGAAAAACGGCACACTTCCTTGGTTAAGACCAGATGCCAAAAGTCAAGTTACCCTTATTTATCAAGACGGTAAAATTAAAGGTGTTGATACAATTGTATTATCAACTCAGCATTCAGAAGATATCGAACAAAACACATTACATGAAGCGGTAATGGAAGAAATTATTAAACCAACCTTACCGGCCGAATGGTTAACAGCCAGAACAAAATATTTTATCAATCCTACCGGACGCTTTGTGATTGGTGGTCCAATGGGTGATTGTGGTTTAACCGGTCGTAAAATTATTGTCGATACTTATGGTGGAGCAGCACGCCATGGCGGCGGTGCGTTTTCTGGTAAAGATCCGTCAAAAGTTGACCGTTCTGCTGCTTATGCTGCCCGTTATGTGGCTAAAAATATTGTTGCGGCGGGACTTGCTGATAGATGTGAATTACAAATTTCTTATGCTATTGGTATCGCACATCCAACATCGATTTATGTCAACACTTTTGGTACAGAAAAAGTTGCCCACGATAAGATCGTTGCTTTAATTGAAGAGTTTTTTGATTTAAGACCTTATGGATTAATTCAAATGCTTGATCTTATTAAGCCGATTTATCAACAAACCGCATCCTACGGCCATTTTGGACGAGATATTTTCCCTTGGGAAAAAACCGATAAAGCAGCACTACTACGCGATGCAGCAGGATTATAA
- a CDS encoding SprT family zinc-dependent metalloprotease — protein MQQDYKRIPIHLHNQVMACLRMHLKQANQVLNTQYGEPKITYKPKGSIAGCAYLARWEIQLNSTMLIDNGAAFIEEVVPHELAHLIVFKQYGKVKPHGVQWQSVMSEIMGKAPKTTHNFAIKREDYLYHCQCQEHRLSKIRHNKINHNKTSYVCRKCGTILKLKNTI, from the coding sequence ATGCAGCAGGATTATAAGCGAATACCCATTCACTTACACAATCAGGTAATGGCTTGTTTAAGAATGCACTTAAAACAAGCCAATCAAGTATTAAATACCCAATATGGCGAGCCTAAAATTACTTATAAACCTAAAGGAAGTATTGCGGGCTGCGCCTATTTAGCGCGTTGGGAAATTCAACTTAATTCAACAATGCTTATCGATAATGGCGCCGCCTTTATCGAAGAAGTCGTTCCCCACGAATTAGCACATCTGATTGTATTTAAACAGTATGGTAAAGTGAAGCCTCACGGAGTGCAGTGGCAATCGGTTATGTCTGAGATAATGGGAAAAGCACCGAAAACCACACATAATTTTGCCATTAAACGTGAAGATTACTTATATCATTGCCAATGTCAGGAACATCGTTTATCGAAAATCAGACATAATAAAATTAATCACAATAAGACTAGTTATGTTTGTCGTAAATGCGGTACTATACTTAAACTCAAAAACACCATTTAA
- a CDS encoding 23S rRNA (adenine(2030)-N(6))-methyltransferase RlmJ — MLSYRHSYHAGNHADVLKHIVLTLCIESLKEKEKPFLYLDTHSGAGRYLLQSEHAEKTGEYLSGINLLWQQATVPQPLTTYLQVLKRYNPFDTLKYYPGSPLIAKQLLREQDKLNLTELHPTDYPLLKQEFSKDKRAKVLREDGFAQLKSKLPPPSRRGIILIDPSYEIKEDYQKIPAALYEAYKRFATGIYLIWYPVVSRTQTQRMIDGIIKLGIKRVSQFELALKPDNNQKGMTASGMIVINPPWKLHNQMETIMPWLLSVLDTEKTGNFVIKELVSE; from the coding sequence ATGTTAAGTTATCGTCATAGTTATCATGCAGGTAATCATGCCGATGTGTTAAAACACATTGTGTTAACACTATGTATTGAATCACTAAAAGAGAAAGAAAAACCATTTTTATATTTAGATACCCATAGCGGAGCTGGTCGTTATTTGCTACAAAGTGAGCATGCCGAAAAAACCGGTGAATATCTTTCCGGTATAAATTTATTATGGCAACAAGCAACTGTTCCACAACCGCTCACCACGTATTTGCAGGTTTTAAAGCGCTATAATCCGTTTGACACGTTAAAATATTATCCGGGTTCACCTTTGATTGCCAAACAACTATTAAGAGAGCAAGATAAGCTTAATTTAACTGAGTTGCATCCAACAGATTACCCGCTGTTAAAACAGGAATTTAGTAAAGATAAACGAGCTAAAGTTTTACGAGAAGACGGGTTTGCACAACTTAAATCAAAGTTACCGCCTCCGTCCCGCCGAGGGATTATTTTGATCGACCCGTCTTATGAGATAAAAGAGGATTATCAAAAAATTCCGGCCGCACTTTATGAAGCTTATAAACGTTTTGCAACAGGGATTTACTTAATTTGGTATCCGGTTGTTTCACGCACTCAAACGCAACGAATGATCGACGGAATTATTAAGCTAGGTATTAAACGAGTTTCTCAATTTGAGCTGGCGTTAAAACCAGATAATAATCAAAAAGGCATGACCGCGTCAGGGATGATAGTGATCAATCCACCTTGGAAATTACATAATCAAATGGAAACAATTATGCCATGGTTACTTTCCGTTCTTGATACAGAAAAAACCGGAAACTTTGTTATTAAAGAGTTAGTTTCTGAGTGA
- a CDS encoding diacylglycerol kinase translates to MKKSTGLQRIINATKYSLKGFKSAIKNEAAFRQELILLVVAYIIVMLIDFSIYERILLVGSIGFVMIVELINSAIECVVDRIGSERHELSGRAKDYGSAAVCLSLLLTIILWIYLFACHYFP, encoded by the coding sequence GTGAAAAAATCAACAGGACTACAACGCATTATCAATGCGACAAAATACTCATTAAAAGGATTTAAATCAGCTATTAAAAATGAAGCAGCGTTCCGACAAGAACTCATCTTGTTGGTTGTTGCTTACATTATAGTAATGCTTATTGATTTTTCCATTTACGAACGAATCTTATTAGTTGGGTCAATAGGCTTTGTGATGATAGTTGAGCTCATTAACAGTGCTATTGAATGTGTGGTTGATAGAATTGGAAGTGAGCGACATGAATTATCCGGACGAGCGAAGGACTACGGTTCAGCGGCGGTCTGCTTATCCTTATTGCTAACAATCATCTTATGGATCTATCTGTTTGCTTGTCATTATTTTCCCTAA
- the accA gene encoding acetyl-CoA carboxylase carboxyl transferase subunit alpha, with product MNNFLEFEKPIAELEAKINSLKNIDSQQVELDINLDREIKQLNQKSRELTKKIFASLSPWDVAQLARHPNRPYTLDYIKEIFTDFDELAGDRAYADDKAIVGGIARIDERPVMVIGHQKGRETKQKIYRNFGMPAPEGYRKALRLMQLAERFKLPIITFIDTPGAYPGIGAEERGQAEAIARNLREMSRLNVPTICTVIGEGGSGGALAIGVADKVNMLQYSTYSVISPEGCASILWKSADKAPVAAEAMNMTADKLIKLNLIDSIIPEPLGGAHRDYPAVAASLKAQLLNDLDELEGMELPVLLERRFQRLMNYGYAR from the coding sequence ATGAACAATTTTTTGGAATTTGAAAAGCCGATAGCGGAATTAGAAGCAAAAATTAATTCCTTAAAGAACATTGATTCACAACAAGTTGAATTAGATATCAATTTAGATAGAGAGATCAAACAATTAAATCAAAAAAGCCGAGAGTTGACCAAAAAAATATTTGCAAGCTTATCGCCTTGGGATGTTGCTCAATTAGCAAGACATCCAAATAGACCTTATACCTTAGATTATATTAAAGAGATATTTACCGATTTTGATGAGTTGGCCGGTGATCGTGCTTATGCCGATGATAAAGCCATTGTTGGGGGTATTGCCCGTATAGATGAGCGCCCGGTAATGGTTATTGGTCATCAAAAAGGTCGTGAAACTAAACAAAAAATCTACCGTAATTTTGGTATGCCAGCGCCAGAAGGCTATCGTAAAGCATTAAGATTAATGCAATTAGCTGAAAGATTTAAACTACCTATTATTACTTTTATTGATACTCCGGGCGCTTATCCCGGTATCGGTGCAGAAGAGCGTGGACAGGCAGAAGCCATTGCACGTAATTTACGTGAAATGTCACGGTTAAATGTACCGACCATTTGTACCGTTATCGGTGAAGGTGGCTCAGGCGGGGCGCTAGCTATCGGGGTAGCGGATAAAGTCAATATGCTACAATATAGTACTTATTCTGTTATTTCTCCGGAAGGGTGTGCGTCAATTTTATGGAAAAGTGCTGATAAAGCACCGGTTGCAGCTGAAGCCATGAATATGACAGCTGATAAGTTAATTAAGTTAAATCTTATCGATTCAATCATTCCAGAACCGCTAGGCGGAGCGCATCGAGATTATCCTGCCGTTGCTGCATCACTTAAAGCACAACTGCTTAATGATTTAGATGAGCTCGAAGGTATGGAGTTACCGGTACTACTTGAAAGAAGATTTCAACGCCTTATGAATTATGGTTATGCAAGATAA
- the dnaE gene encoding DNA polymerase III subunit alpha, which yields MAEPKFIHLHLHSDFSMVDGIAKVGALVNEVSKLQMPAFAITDFTNLCGLVKFYGSAMSKGIKPIIGADLAIRSPQLSDDIYRLTLLAANNEGYQNLTLLISKAYQRGYIDDMPVVDQEWLTTHKEGLIILAGRGSDIGIGIIRDNQAIIDNAMDYYQQTFRDHFYFELVRTNRANEELFIHTVVELAEQHDLPVVASNDVRFLKSTDFEAHEIRVAIHDGNTLEDPNRPKNYSPEQYLRSEQEMCELFSDIPEALENSVEIAKRCNVTIRLGEYFLPQFPTGDMSTEDFLVHKSREGLEERLEFLFPDPQVRKQKRPEYDERLETELNVINQMGFPGYFLIVMEFIQWSKDNDIPVGPGRGSGAGSLVAYALKITDLDPLAFDLLFERFLNPERVSMPDFDVDFCMEKRDLVIDHVADMYGREAVSQIITFGTMAAKAVIRDVGRVLGHPYGFVDRISKLIPLDPGMTLAKAFEVEPQLQELYDNNEEIKSLIDIARQLEGVTRNAGKHAGGVVISPTKITDFSPIYCDPEGHHPVTQFDKNDVEYAGLVKFDFLGLRTLTIIDWAIKMINQRQLREGKPPVDITRIALDDQASFDLLLKAETTAVFQLESRGMKDLIRRLKPDCFEDMIALVALFRPGPLQSGMVDNFIDRKHGREEVSYPDINHQHESLKPILEPTYGIILYQEQVMQIAQTLSGYTLGGADLLRRAMGKKKPEEMAKQRSVFKEGAEKQGVNGELSMRIFDLVEKFAGYGFNKSHSAAYALVSYQTLWLKTHFPAEFMAAVMTADMDNTDKIVGLVDECLRMGLKVNPPDINSGLYHFHVNDKGEIVYGIGAIKGVGEGPIEAIVEARNSGGYFKNIFELCARTDMKKINRRVLEKLTMAGAFDKLGPHRAAILHSINDAMQAADQYTKAQDIGQEDMFGVLAEEPEQVEHAYAAVPELPAQVLLDGEREALGLYLTGHPVTQYLKELNRYACGVRISEASPTGWGKMATFAGIVADARIRITKKGNKIGLFTLDDRSGRIDGMLFADSLEKFGHLLVKDKIIIVTGQVSHDDFNGGLKMSVRDMVDLKDARAKYVKGLAVTLTESEANRPMLQRIQQTFEPYRHGSVPVNLYYHRDDCVVRIQFGTTWRVVPEDALIVELKTLLGNDRIEFEFE from the coding sequence ATGGCGGAACCTAAGTTTATTCATCTTCATTTACATAGCGATTTTTCAATGGTCGATGGCATTGCTAAAGTCGGTGCATTGGTAAATGAAGTGAGCAAGTTGCAAATGCCGGCTTTTGCAATTACTGACTTTACCAATCTTTGTGGGCTTGTAAAATTTTATGGCTCAGCAATGTCAAAAGGGATCAAACCAATTATTGGTGCTGATTTAGCTATTCGTAGCCCACAATTGTCAGATGATATTTATCGTTTAACGTTACTTGCAGCCAATAATGAGGGGTATCAAAATCTCACTTTGTTGATATCAAAAGCTTATCAACGAGGTTATATTGATGATATGCCTGTTGTGGATCAAGAATGGTTAACCACGCATAAAGAAGGTTTAATTATTCTGGCTGGACGAGGAAGTGATATTGGTATTGGCATTATCCGTGATAATCAAGCAATCATTGATAATGCCATGGATTATTATCAACAAACATTCCGTGATCATTTCTATTTTGAATTAGTTCGAACGAATCGAGCTAACGAAGAGTTATTTATTCATACTGTCGTTGAACTAGCTGAGCAGCATGATTTGCCAGTTGTTGCGAGCAATGATGTGCGGTTTTTAAAGTCAACTGACTTTGAAGCACATGAAATTCGTGTCGCCATTCATGACGGTAATACACTTGAAGATCCTAATAGACCCAAAAACTATTCGCCTGAACAATATCTACGCTCTGAACAAGAGATGTGCGAACTGTTTTCAGATATTCCGGAAGCACTGGAAAACAGTGTTGAAATCGCCAAGCGTTGTAATGTCACCATTCGACTAGGTGAGTACTTCTTACCGCAATTTCCAACCGGTGATATGTCCACTGAAGATTTTCTGGTGCATAAGTCACGGGAAGGGTTAGAAGAACGGCTTGAATTTTTGTTTCCTGATCCGCAAGTAAGAAAGCAAAAACGACCTGAATACGATGAACGCTTAGAAACCGAATTAAATGTTATCAACCAAATGGGATTTCCGGGCTACTTTTTAATCGTCATGGAATTTATTCAGTGGTCAAAAGATAATGATATTCCGGTTGGCCCTGGCCGGGGATCCGGCGCTGGCTCATTGGTTGCTTATGCGCTAAAAATTACCGATTTAGATCCACTTGCATTCGATTTGCTTTTCGAACGATTTTTAAATCCGGAACGTGTTTCCATGCCTGACTTTGATGTCGACTTTTGTATGGAAAAACGTGATTTGGTTATCGATCATGTGGCCGATATGTATGGCCGTGAGGCGGTATCGCAAATTATTACTTTCGGTACCATGGCGGCTAAAGCGGTTATTCGTGATGTTGGGCGAGTACTAGGGCACCCGTACGGTTTTGTTGACCGTATATCGAAACTGATTCCTTTAGATCCGGGGATGACACTGGCAAAAGCGTTTGAGGTCGAACCACAACTACAAGAATTATACGATAACAATGAAGAGATCAAATCATTAATCGATATTGCACGACAGTTAGAAGGGGTGACTCGCAACGCTGGTAAGCATGCGGGTGGGGTGGTGATTTCACCGACAAAAATTACTGATTTCTCACCAATTTATTGTGATCCGGAAGGTCATCATCCTGTTACCCAATTTGATAAAAATGATGTTGAATATGCTGGTTTAGTTAAATTTGACTTTTTAGGTTTGCGAACGTTAACCATTATTGATTGGGCGATTAAGATGATTAATCAGCGCCAATTAAGAGAAGGCAAACCACCGGTAGATATCACTCGTATAGCGTTAGACGATCAAGCCTCTTTTGATTTACTGTTAAAAGCTGAAACAACGGCAGTCTTCCAGCTTGAATCTCGAGGGATGAAAGATTTAATCAGACGTCTTAAACCCGACTGTTTCGAAGATATGATAGCGTTAGTTGCGTTATTTCGTCCCGGTCCTTTGCAGTCCGGTATGGTTGATAACTTTATTGACCGTAAACATGGACGGGAAGAGGTCTCATATCCGGATATAAATCATCAACACGAATCACTTAAACCTATTTTAGAGCCGACCTATGGCATTATTTTATACCAAGAACAGGTTATGCAAATTGCTCAAACCCTTTCCGGTTATACATTAGGTGGCGCTGATTTATTACGTCGTGCAATGGGTAAGAAAAAGCCCGAGGAGATGGCGAAACAGCGATCGGTATTTAAAGAAGGGGCAGAAAAACAAGGTGTGAATGGTGAACTTTCCATGCGCATCTTTGACTTAGTAGAAAAATTTGCCGGTTATGGTTTTAATAAATCCCACTCAGCGGCATATGCGCTGGTTTCTTACCAAACACTATGGTTAAAAACCCATTTCCCGGCGGAGTTTATGGCAGCAGTAATGACTGCTGATATGGATAACACCGATAAAATTGTTGGTTTAGTCGATGAATGTTTACGAATGGGGCTAAAAGTCAATCCACCGGATATCAACAGTGGGCTTTATCATTTTCACGTTAATGATAAAGGTGAAATTGTTTATGGTATCGGCGCGATAAAAGGGGTGGGTGAAGGACCGATTGAAGCCATTGTCGAAGCACGCAACAGTGGTGGTTATTTCAAAAATATTTTTGAACTTTGTGCACGAACAGATATGAAAAAGATTAATCGTCGTGTACTAGAAAAACTGACTATGGCGGGGGCGTTTGATAAATTAGGACCGCATCGTGCCGCAATACTGCACAGTATTAACGATGCAATGCAAGCGGCTGATCAATATACCAAAGCCCAAGATATTGGGCAGGAAGATATGTTTGGCGTTCTGGCTGAAGAGCCTGAACAAGTAGAACATGCTTATGCTGCTGTGCCGGAATTACCCGCCCAAGTATTACTTGATGGTGAGCGTGAGGCATTAGGTCTGTATTTGACCGGCCATCCGGTTACCCAATATTTGAAAGAGCTAAACCGTTATGCTTGTGGCGTGCGTATTAGCGAAGCTTCGCCAACCGGTTGGGGCAAAATGGCAACTTTTGCCGGTATTGTGGCTGATGCCCGAATCCGGATCACCAAAAAAGGGAATAAAATTGGTCTGTTTACCTTAGATGATCGCTCAGGTCGTATTGACGGCATGCTTTTTGCCGACTCTTTAGAAAAATTTGGACATCTGTTAGTCAAAGATAAAATCATCATTGTCACCGGACAAGTCAGTCATGATGATTTCAATGGCGGACTTAAAATGTCGGTCAGAGATATGGTTGATTTAAAAGATGCCAGAGCGAAATACGTTAAAGGTCTCGCAGTGACTTTAACCGAAAGTGAAGCAAACCGCCCGATGTTACAACGAATCCAACAAACGTTTGAACCATATCGCCATGGTAGTGTACCTGTAAACTTATATTATCATCGTGACGATTGTGTTGTGCGTATTCAATTTGGCACCACATGGCGAGTTGTACCGGAAGATGCGCTCATTGTAGAACTTAAAACTTTATTGGGTAATGATCGTATCGAATTTGAGTTTGAATAA
- a CDS encoding glycerol dehydrogenase has product MITTALFPNRYIQGDNAIEHCLGQELARLGKKALLLQSPSAHKNLSTTIEKSLDGNIKFVIDIFNRECCDEEIARISALVEANGIDVIVGIGGGKAIDTAKAVAAELNYPCVVVPTLASTDAPCSALSVIYTPNGEFKRYFMLPRNPDLVLVDSKVIAKAPARFLVAGMGDALATWFEAEDCRQSKAPNMTGRPGPISAFQLAKFCFDILLQYGVQAKIACEQKVVTPALEHVIEANTLLSGLGFESGGLSAAHAIHNGFTALEATHEYWHGEKVAFGTLAMLMLIDSEPDMIETVYAFCQSVGLPTTLAQIGLVDVTDEDLMKVAELACAEGESIHNSLSEVTPYTVFAAIKAANAYGLRRQ; this is encoded by the coding sequence ATGATCACAACTGCACTTTTTCCGAATCGTTATATCCAAGGTGACAATGCAATTGAACATTGTTTAGGTCAAGAGTTAGCCAGATTAGGCAAAAAAGCATTATTACTGCAAAGCCCGTCGGCACATAAAAATCTATCTACAACAATTGAAAAATCTTTAGACGGTAATATCAAATTTGTCATAGATATATTTAATCGTGAATGTTGTGATGAAGAGATAGCTCGTATTTCAGCTTTAGTTGAAGCAAATGGAATTGATGTGATTGTTGGCATCGGTGGCGGAAAAGCTATCGATACCGCAAAAGCGGTGGCTGCAGAGTTGAATTATCCTTGCGTTGTGGTGCCAACGCTTGCCTCTACTGATGCGCCATGTAGTGCATTATCTGTTATCTATACGCCGAACGGCGAATTTAAACGTTATTTCATGTTGCCACGTAATCCTGATTTAGTCTTGGTTGATTCAAAGGTTATTGCTAAGGCGCCAGCTAGATTTTTAGTAGCCGGCATGGGGGATGCGCTCGCAACCTGGTTTGAAGCAGAGGATTGCCGGCAATCAAAAGCCCCAAATATGACCGGCAGGCCGGGGCCAATTTCGGCATTCCAACTCGCCAAATTCTGTTTTGATATACTCCTTCAATATGGTGTTCAAGCAAAAATAGCGTGCGAACAAAAAGTGGTTACCCCTGCACTTGAACATGTTATTGAAGCTAACACGCTCTTGTCTGGGCTGGGCTTTGAAAGTGGTGGGCTATCGGCTGCCCATGCTATTCATAACGGTTTTACCGCATTAGAAGCAACCCATGAGTATTGGCACGGTGAAAAAGTGGCGTTTGGGACACTTGCCATGTTGATGTTAATTGATAGTGAACCTGATATGATTGAGACAGTTTACGCGTTTTGTCAATCTGTTGGATTACCTACCACACTGGCACAAATTGGTTTAGTCGACGTGACTGATGAAGATTTAATGAAAGTTGCTGAGCTGGCTTGCGCTGAAGGTGAATCAATTCACAACTCATTGTCAGAAGTGACCCCTTATACGGTTTTCGCTGCAATAAAAGCGGCTAATGCGTATGGGCTGCGCCGTCAGTAA
- the fabF gene encoding beta-ketoacyl-ACP synthase II, whose translation MSKRRVVVTGMGMISPVGNTVESTWQALLAGQSGVELIEHFDTAPFATRFAAMVKNFNGEDYNITRKDARKMDYFIQYGIAAGMQAMQDAGIEITEENSERIGCAIGSGIGGLGLIEENHSALINGGPRKISPFFVPSTIVNMIAGHLSIIYGLKGPSITIATACSSGVHNIGHAARMIAYGDADGMLAGGGEKASTPLGIGGFGAARALSTNNDNPKGASRPWDKDRDGFVLGDGAGIMFLEEYEHAKKRGAKIYAEIVGFGMSGDAYHMTSPPEDGSGAALAMKCAIRDAGITPEQVGYINAHGTSTPAGDKAETQAVKSVFKENANKVMVSSTKSMIGHLLGAAGAVESIFTVLALRDQAVPPTINLDNPDEGCDLDYVPHTARQVKNLEYALCNSFGFGGTNGSVLFKKV comes from the coding sequence GTGTCTAAACGCAGAGTTGTTGTTACTGGAATGGGCATGATATCTCCAGTAGGTAATACAGTTGAATCCACTTGGCAAGCGTTACTAGCAGGTCAAAGTGGAGTTGAGCTCATCGAACACTTTGATACAGCCCCATTTGCCACACGCTTCGCAGCGATGGTTAAAAACTTTAACGGCGAAGATTATAATATTACACGCAAAGATGCCCGTAAAATGGATTATTTTATCCAATATGGTATTGCTGCTGGTATGCAAGCAATGCAAGATGCCGGCATTGAAATAACGGAAGAAAATTCAGAACGTATTGGTTGTGCCATTGGTTCCGGTATTGGCGGTCTTGGGTTAATTGAAGAAAATCACAGTGCGCTAATTAATGGCGGTCCACGTAAAATTAGCCCGTTCTTTGTCCCTTCAACGATTGTTAATATGATCGCTGGTCACTTATCTATCATTTATGGATTAAAAGGACCAAGTATTACCATTGCAACAGCTTGTTCTTCCGGTGTTCATAATATTGGTCATGCTGCCCGAATGATAGCCTATGGTGATGCTGACGGAATGTTAGCCGGTGGCGGTGAAAAAGCCAGTACACCACTTGGTATTGGCGGTTTTGGTGCAGCTCGTGCATTATCGACTAATAATGACAATCCAAAAGGCGCAAGTCGACCGTGGGATAAAGACCGTGACGGTTTTGTTCTTGGTGACGGTGCAGGGATCATGTTCTTAGAAGAGTATGAACATGCGAAAAAGCGTGGTGCAAAAATTTATGCTGAAATTGTCGGTTTCGGTATGAGTGGCGATGCTTATCATATGACTTCACCTCCGGAAGATGGAAGTGGTGCAGCTTTAGCCATGAAATGTGCGATACGTGATGCAGGTATTACGCCGGAACAAGTCGGTTATATTAATGCGCACGGTACTTCAACACCTGCTGGTGATAAAGCTGAAACTCAAGCAGTAAAAAGTGTTTTCAAAGAAAACGCTAACAAAGTAATGGTGAGTTCAACTAAATCGATGATCGGGCATCTATTAGGTGCAGCCGGTGCCGTTGAATCAATCTTTACTGTACTTGCTTTACGTGATCAGGCTGTTCCACCGACAATTAATTTAGACAATCCTGATGAAGGATGCGATCTTGATTATGTCCCGCACACTGCTCGCCAAGTTAAAAATCTTGAATATGCGCTTTGCAATTCATTTGGTTTTGGTGGCACTAACGGTTCTGTACTATTCAAAAAAGTTTAA
- the acpP gene encoding acyl carrier protein, whose protein sequence is MSTIEERVKKIIVEQLGVKEEEVRNESSFIEDLGADSLDNVELVMALEEEFDTEIPDEDAEKITTVQSAIDYITANQ, encoded by the coding sequence ATGAGCACTATCGAAGAGCGAGTTAAGAAAATTATTGTTGAGCAACTTGGTGTAAAAGAGGAAGAAGTAAGAAATGAATCTTCTTTTATTGAAGATCTTGGCGCTGACTCTCTTGATAACGTTGAACTAGTTATGGCTTTAGAAGAAGAATTTGATACTGAAATTCCTGATGAAGATGCTGAAAAAATCACAACTGTTCAATCAGCAATTGATTATATTACTGCAAATCAATAG